GAATTTCCAGAATCAATATCAAAGGAACTCACCCAATACGGTTATGACTTTTTTTCTAAAGATAAGTCCGATTTTCAAACATTAACATATATTCCAGTTGGAGACGACTATATAGTCGGTCCTGGAGATCAATTTGTAATATATTTATGGGGCAAAGCTGAAAAGAACTATGATGTTGAAGTAAATAGAGATGGCTCAATAATCCTTCCAAGAGTAGGTTCTATAAATGTAAATGGGTTGACTTATAAAGAACTGACTGGGATTCTTTCAAATAAACTTAGAGATTATTATCCTGACACCAAAATGAGCTTAACAATGGGGAAACTACGATCAATTCAAATATTTATAATCGGCGAAGCTAGCAAACCAGGAACTTATACAGTAAGTTCTCTATCTACAGTTGTTTCGGCCTTATATGATGCTGGAGGAGTAAAAAAAAATGGAAGCTTAAGAAATATTCAACTAGTACGAAATGGAGCTACAATTTCAAATATAGATTTATATAACTTTTTTATAAAAGGTATAAAAAAAAATGACATATTCTTACAATCGGGTGATACAATTTTTATACCTCTTATAGGGTCTGTTGTAGGGATATCTGGAAATGTAAAACGACCAGCAATATATGAAGTAAAAAAAGATGAAAAACTTGATGATATAATTAAAATATCAGGAGGAATACTGCCTACAGGTTATGCTCAAAGCATAGCTGTTGAAAGAATTAAAGATAATAAAAGAAGGGTTGTGCGGACTTTTAATGTTGACCCTTTTGAAACCAAGCTCTACAGTCTTAATACGCCCCTTGAAGATTTTGATTTAATTAAAATTTATCCGATTTCAGGGATAATTAGAAGCGTAGTATATCTTCAAGGCCATGTAAAGTATCCTATGGAATATGAATATAGACCAGGTATGAAGATTTCAGACATTATTTCTTCATTTGATTCATTGCTTCCTAACCCGCACCTTAATAGAGCAGACATACTCCGCAAGGTACCGCCAACTATGCATGAAGAAATTATAGAATTCAATCTGGGCGCCCTTCTCTCTGGTGATCAAACTCAAAATTTAGCACTAAAAGAACTCGATACTGTAACAGTTTACAGTTTAGAAGATAAAGAAGAAGTGCCGATAGTTACAATTAATGGTTCTGTTCGTGAGCCAGGTACTTACAAACTTTACAAAAATATGCAGATAAGTGACTTAATATTTCAAGCTGGAGGACTTTTAAAAATGGCGTATCTTCAGCATGGAAGATTAACAAGAATGGTATTTGAAAATAATGCCGCAAAAACTGAAGAATTAACTTTTTCAACCCAAAATGCCATAGAAAATATCCCTTCAGATAATCTTCAACTTAAACCAAATGACGTTGTAGTTATTCCTGAAATACCTCGCTATCGACAAATTTTAACTCAAAAAATTGAACTTGTGGGAGAATTTATGTTCCCAGGAACATATACATTTTCTGAAGGAGAAAAACTTGATTCTGTCATTAAACGGGCAGGAGGATTAACCAAATTCGCATTTACAAAGGGAGCCTCATTTGAAAGGGAATCTGTAAAAAAAATGCAGCAATACAGATTAGCTGTATATGCAAGCAAACTTGAGGAAGAAATATATACCTTAAACGCCCAAGCTTCCGCCGGTTCAGCTGAACAAGAAGATATCGCTCTTTTAAAAAGCTCCCTTGAAGCAAAAAAGAAACTTCTTGATAAAATGAAGACAGCCCAACCAACAGGAAGAATGGTCATTCAACTTGAAGATATTATAGAAAAACCTTCTTCTTCCTATAATTTCGTATTAGAGCCTGGTGACAAACTTGAAATTTCCCAAGCACCGAGCTTTGTTACAATTATAGGAGAAGTTTATAATCCTTCTTCACTATTTGCCGAAGAGCTAAAAAGTGTAGGATATTATTTGAATAATGTTGGTGGTGTTACAGAAGATGCCGATAAAGGACAAGTATATTTAGTAAAAGCTAATGGAACAGTTAGCAGCAAACAGCAAGACAGTTTCTGGGGTCTTTTTAGATGGGATCCAATAAAACAGAAAAAAACATTCGGAGGCTTTACCTCCCTGCTTGTCGAACCAGGAGATACTATAATAGTTCCCAAAAAGATGGAAACTTACCAAGGTATGAAGATTGCTAAAGATACTTCCCAAATTCTCTATCAATTAGCAATAACAACTAAGGTAATAAGTTCAGCACTATAAATATTATATTCTTGTAAATAAGCAATGATTTTCAACGGGGCGGCCAGCTGGTCGCCTCTATAAAAAAATTAGGATATTATTATCTTATTATATTATTTCCTTAATAATTTAAACCATACTCAGAGACATTCGAGCAATATCATCAATATCCGCAATCTTATCAACAGATCCTATTTTTATAGCTTCTTTAGGCATTCCAAACACAACACAGGATCGCTCATCTTGAGCTATTGTAGAAGCTCCAGCTTTTTTCATATCTAAAAGCCCTGCCGCTCCGTCCGCGCCCATTCCTGTTAAAATTATTCCAATTGCATTAGCTCCGGCATAGTCAGCTACAGACTTAAAAAGAACATCAGCCGAAGGCCTTTGATGGTGAACTAAAGGGCCTTTTTTTATTTCTACGTAATATCTTGATCCGCTTCTTTTTAAAAGCATATGGAAATTACCAGGAGCAATAAGGGCTTTACCATTGGCAACACTTTCTTGATCTTCTGCTTCTTTTACTTTGATTTCACATAATGAATTAAGCCTTTCAGCAAAAGAAGCTGTAAATTTTTCAGGCATGTGCTGAACAATGACTATACCAGGACAATCCGGAGGCATTCCTAATAATACAGTTTTTATAGCTTCAGTTCCTCCTGTTGATGCACCTATTGCGATAATCTTATTTGTTGTAGAACCTAATGCCTTAGATATTTGTTTTTTTTGTATAGGAGCATCAATTTTTAAAGTCGAAAACTTTGATTTTACATTAACAAGCGCGGCTGCTTTTATCTTATCAGCAAGCTGAATCGCCATATCATCAACTGAATAAGCGGATGAAGGCTTTGAAACTACATCAACAGCTCCCAATGATAGCGCTTCTATGGCAAGCTTGCTACCTTCATAAGTAAGTGAACTTACAATAATAACAGGAAGCGGGTAATATTTCATTAATTTTCTTAGAAATGTGATACCATCCATCCTTGGCATTTCTATATCAAGAGTAATAACATCCGGCTGAAGAAATACAATTTTATCCCTTGCAATATAAGGGTCTGGAGCTGTACCAACAATTTCTATACCCTTTACTTTACTAAGCTCTTCAGAAAGAACCTTCCTGACAATAGCTGAATCATCTACAATTAAAACTTTTATAGGATTTGGCATTTTTCTATAAACACATATTCATCTTTATAATTAATTATTTTTTCTTCCACCTATCAATCTTTTCAAAAGCTAGCGCTGCACTTTTAAGAAGAGATGCTAAATCTACCGGTTTTTTAAAATAATCATCAAAACCAGCTTCACGGCAATCGGCAAGCTCAAAAAGAGAAGCATATCCTGTAACAGCATAAATTAATGCAACAGGATTATCTTTCCTTGCAATTCGGCACAATTCAATGCCATCCATGCCAGGAAGATTTAAATCTAAAAACATAAGAGGAAATTTTTCATTTTTCATTATATCTAAAGCTTCTTCAGCACTTTCAGCTAATGCAACAGAATATCCATTAGTGATAAAAGCTTTTTTCAGCATCTCCCGTATACTTTCTTCATCATCTACAAATAAAACTCTTTTTTCCATAAAAAATTCCTTAATTACTTAGTTGCGACTTCAAATAAACCAGCTATATCAAGTATAAGACTTACCTTGCCATCGCCTAAAATAGCCCCCCCAGCAAGTCCTTTTACGTTTTTAAAGCATTCCCCAAGACTTTTTATTACAATTTCTTCTTTGCAGATAAGTTCATCTACTAAAACCGCTTTTTGATCTTTATTGTGTTCCACTGTTACAACTATCCCTTCCCATGGATTTTTAGCATCAGTATCAATGCCGAATAATTTATCAAGGCGTATAAGGGGAAGCAGACCACCTCTTATCATAACCATTTCACCTTTATTTTCGATACTGTAACAATCATCTTCTTTTGGTTTAACTGATTCAATTGTAGCCATTGTCGGAATAATATATTTTTCGTTTCCAACTCTAACAACCATACCGTCAATAACAGCAAGTGTTAATGGAAAACTAATTGTAAATACAGTTCCTTTACCTTCATGGGAAGCAATTTCAATATTTCCTCTAAGTTTTTCAATGGCTCTTTTAACCACATCCATTCCAACGCCCCTTCCTGATATATCAGTTATTTTTTCAGCAGTTGAAAACCCTGGATGAAAAATAAGGTTATATATTTCCGATTCAGACAAATTAGCGTCTTTTTTTATTAAATTAAGATTTAACGCCTTTTCAACTATACGATTTTTATTAATGCCTCTTCCATCGTCTTTTATGTCTATGATAAACTTGCCACCTTTATGATAGGCACATAGTTGAATAGTTCCATTTAAGTCTTTTGAAACTTTTTTTCTTTCAGACGGAGGTTCAATTCCATGGTCAATTGAATTGCGAATCATATGAACCAAAGGCTCATATAATTCATCTACAACATTTCTATCAATTTCTGTTTCCTCTCCAAACATTTCAAGATTAACGTCTTTGCCTGAATTTTTGGAAAGGTCTCTTACCAATCTCACCATTTTTTGAAAAGTATTTTTTATTGGTATCATTCTAAGGGTCATGGATAGTCTCTGTAAAACAGATACTATTCTACCAAGCTCATTCATATTTTGGTTAAGTTTTTGATCATTAATTTTTTGTGCCAGAACATTTTGTTTCACCATAGATTGAGTTATAACAAGTTCTCCTGTTAGATCTACTAAGTTATCCAATTTATTTATATCAACTTTAACTTGAAGTTCGGCAATTTTGCCGGATTTTTTTTGTTCAGAAACAGCATTAAAAATGGCTGTTGGCTCAATTAAATCTTCATCTATAAGTATTTGACCTATTTTTTTATGGGGATCTCTTTTTTGAAGATTAAGTCCTTTTTCAAGACTTTTTTCCGATATATAACCCTTTTCAAGAAGAATTTCACCTATAAGACGTCCTCCCCTTGTAAAAGGAACTTTTTTTAAATTTTCAATTTTTAATAAAAGCGGCTCAACATCAATGTTTCCTTCAAGAATTTGAAGGCTTTTTTCAAGGCTATCGTCAATGTTTCGGATAATTGTTTTTATCATGTCTGCTGATTCAAGAACAATATCAGTCACATCTAAATTTAGTTCAATTTCTTCCTTTCTTACGCTATCAAGTATATTTTCCGTACTGTGGGCAAGTTTATGAATTTTATTAAAATTTAAAAAACCTGAAACCCCCTTAATTGTATGAAATGATCTGAAAATAGAATTTATTACGTCTTTATCATAAGTATTTTTTTCAAGACCTATAAGGCTAACTTCTATGTGTTCGAAATGTTCCCCTGCTTCTAAAATAAAATCTTGTATTATTTGGATATCTTCTTCCGTATAAACTTTAGTTTTAGCCAACTCTTGTTCCTGTTTCTTTAATTCATTCTCTGCGTTTTGATTCAGCGAAGGCTTTTCTTCTTTAATTCCAAAACGGTTGAAAAAATTTTCAATATCAATGGAATATTCCTGCCCATTGTCTATATGCCTCCATATATCTTGAAGAATGGTTACGCCTTCTTCTAAAAGAGCGTAATCACTTACTTCATTCATAATTAATTTTTGAGTATATTGAGCAAGACCATCAATAACTTTTAAAAATAAAGCATTATTAAAATCCTTTGCACTTTTTGAAAGTTCT
This Desulfobacterales bacterium DNA region includes the following protein-coding sequences:
- a CDS encoding SLBB domain-containing protein; its protein translation is MNKKIFISNFIILILMFISFNYSGVMAQSLTSQISNEKKIQFEIEDSDKDKKDLYENIQEGYSAKDKETYKEKIKDVKIEGKAPEKENLSNVEKILSGEFPESISKELTQYGYDFFSKDKSDFQTLTYIPVGDDYIVGPGDQFVIYLWGKAEKNYDVEVNRDGSIILPRVGSINVNGLTYKELTGILSNKLRDYYPDTKMSLTMGKLRSIQIFIIGEASKPGTYTVSSLSTVVSALYDAGGVKKNGSLRNIQLVRNGATISNIDLYNFFIKGIKKNDIFLQSGDTIFIPLIGSVVGISGNVKRPAIYEVKKDEKLDDIIKISGGILPTGYAQSIAVERIKDNKRRVVRTFNVDPFETKLYSLNTPLEDFDLIKIYPISGIIRSVVYLQGHVKYPMEYEYRPGMKISDIISSFDSLLPNPHLNRADILRKVPPTMHEEIIEFNLGALLSGDQTQNLALKELDTVTVYSLEDKEEVPIVTINGSVREPGTYKLYKNMQISDLIFQAGGLLKMAYLQHGRLTRMVFENNAAKTEELTFSTQNAIENIPSDNLQLKPNDVVVIPEIPRYRQILTQKIELVGEFMFPGTYTFSEGEKLDSVIKRAGGLTKFAFTKGASFERESVKKMQQYRLAVYASKLEEEIYTLNAQASAGSAEQEDIALLKSSLEAKKKLLDKMKTAQPTGRMVIQLEDIIEKPSSSYNFVLEPGDKLEISQAPSFVTIIGEVYNPSSLFAEELKSVGYYLNNVGGVTEDADKGQVYLVKANGTVSSKQQDSFWGLFRWDPIKQKKTFGGFTSLLVEPGDTIIVPKKMETYQGMKIAKDTSQILYQLAITTKVISSAL
- a CDS encoding chemotaxis response regulator protein-glutamate methylesterase, whose amino-acid sequence is MPNPIKVLIVDDSAIVRKVLSEELSKVKGIEIVGTAPDPYIARDKIVFLQPDVITLDIEMPRMDGITFLRKLMKYYPLPVIIVSSLTYEGSKLAIEALSLGAVDVVSKPSSAYSVDDMAIQLADKIKAAALVNVKSKFSTLKIDAPIQKKQISKALGSTTNKIIAIGASTGGTEAIKTVLLGMPPDCPGIVIVQHMPEKFTASFAERLNSLCEIKVKEAEDQESVANGKALIAPGNFHMLLKRSGSRYYVEIKKGPLVHHQRPSADVLFKSVADYAGANAIGIILTGMGADGAAGLLDMKKAGASTIAQDERSCVVFGMPKEAIKIGSVDKIADIDDIARMSLSMV
- a CDS encoding response regulator, translating into MEKRVLFVDDEESIREMLKKAFITNGYSVALAESAEEALDIMKNEKFPLMFLDLNLPGMDGIELCRIARKDNPVALIYAVTGYASLFELADCREAGFDDYFKKPVDLASLLKSAALAFEKIDRWKKK
- a CDS encoding chemotaxis protein CheA, which translates into the protein MNDINKIIESIALTLVTLEKDDIPSLGRLLNFFSELSKSAKDFNNALFLKVIDGLAQYTQKLIMNEVSDYALLEEGVTILQDIWRHIDNGQEYSIDIENFFNRFGIKEEKPSLNQNAENELKKQEQELAKTKVYTEEDIQIIQDFILEAGEHFEHIEVSLIGLEKNTYDKDVINSIFRSFHTIKGVSGFLNFNKIHKLAHSTENILDSVRKEEIELNLDVTDIVLESADMIKTIIRNIDDSLEKSLQILEGNIDVEPLLLKIENLKKVPFTRGGRLIGEILLEKGYISEKSLEKGLNLQKRDPHKKIGQILIDEDLIEPTAIFNAVSEQKKSGKIAELQVKVDINKLDNLVDLTGELVITQSMVKQNVLAQKINDQKLNQNMNELGRIVSVLQRLSMTLRMIPIKNTFQKMVRLVRDLSKNSGKDVNLEMFGEETEIDRNVVDELYEPLVHMIRNSIDHGIEPPSERKKVSKDLNGTIQLCAYHKGGKFIIDIKDDGRGINKNRIVEKALNLNLIKKDANLSESEIYNLIFHPGFSTAEKITDISGRGVGMDVVKRAIEKLRGNIEIASHEGKGTVFTISFPLTLAVIDGMVVRVGNEKYIIPTMATIESVKPKEDDCYSIENKGEMVMIRGGLLPLIRLDKLFGIDTDAKNPWEGIVVTVEHNKDQKAVLVDELICKEEIVIKSLGECFKNVKGLAGGAILGDGKVSLILDIAGLFEVATK